The following are encoded in a window of Bacteroidales bacterium genomic DNA:
- a CDS encoding RNA-binding transcriptional accessory protein — translation MSTQHADTLSKSLNLNESQVKNTLELIGEGATIPFISRYRKERTGNLDETQITQIKEQHEKLVELEKRRESILKTIEEQEQLTDELEEKIRNASTMQELEDLYLPYKPKKRTRATKAKEKGLEPLAKILMKQQEENPEQRAKEFLSEEVQDTEEALQGARNIIAEWINESRQAREKIRRLFHKEALIESKVAKDKEEEGQKYKDYFDWSELIGQTPSHRYLAILRGEKEGILKVKIQPEKEEAVKILERIFLKSENAGSYQVKEAVGDAYKRLLAPSMENEVKAYYKEKADDEAIKVFAENLRQLLLAPPLGQKRVMAIDPGYRTGCKVVCLDEQENLLYNETIYPHKPQEETRRAAKKITTLVSSHKIEAIAIGNGTASRETEEFIRKLKFDRDINV, via the coding sequence ATGAGCACACAACATGCCGACACCCTGTCAAAATCCCTGAACCTGAATGAATCGCAGGTAAAAAATACACTGGAACTGATTGGTGAAGGGGCCACCATTCCATTCATCAGCCGTTACCGGAAGGAAAGGACGGGTAATCTGGATGAAACCCAGATCACACAGATAAAGGAGCAGCACGAAAAGCTGGTGGAGCTTGAAAAGCGCAGGGAGAGCATCCTGAAAACCATCGAGGAGCAGGAGCAGCTTACGGATGAACTGGAGGAAAAGATCCGCAATGCATCCACCATGCAAGAGCTGGAAGACCTGTATCTCCCTTACAAACCCAAAAAGCGCACCCGTGCCACCAAAGCCAAAGAAAAGGGACTGGAGCCCCTGGCCAAAATCCTCATGAAACAACAGGAAGAAAACCCCGAACAACGGGCCAAAGAGTTCCTCAGTGAGGAGGTGCAGGATACAGAAGAAGCGCTGCAGGGAGCCCGCAACATCATTGCCGAATGGATCAATGAAAGCCGGCAGGCCAGAGAAAAAATCCGGAGGCTTTTCCACAAAGAAGCCCTGATTGAATCAAAAGTAGCCAAAGACAAGGAAGAGGAAGGTCAGAAATACAAAGATTATTTCGACTGGTCGGAGCTTATCGGACAAACCCCTTCCCATCGTTATCTGGCTATTCTGCGGGGCGAAAAGGAAGGGATTCTGAAAGTTAAAATACAACCCGAAAAAGAAGAGGCGGTAAAGATACTGGAACGTATTTTCCTGAAGTCCGAAAATGCCGGCTCGTATCAGGTTAAAGAAGCGGTTGGGGATGCTTATAAAAGGCTGCTGGCCCCTTCTATGGAAAATGAGGTCAAAGCTTATTACAAAGAAAAAGCGGATGATGAGGCGATCAAGGTGTTTGCAGAAAATCTGAGGCAACTGTTGCTGGCGCCTCCCCTGGGCCAGAAACGGGTTATGGCCATCGACCCGGGCTACCGCACCGGTTGTAAGGTGGTGTGCCTGGATGAGCAGGAAAACTTGCTGTACAACGAGACCATTTATCCGCACAAACCCCAGGAAGAAACCCGGCGGGCTGCCAAAAAGATCACTACGCTCGTCTCTTCTCATAAAATAGAGGCCATAGCCATAGGGAACGGAACGGCAAGCCGTGAAACAGAAGAATTTATCCGCAAGCTGAAGTTCGACCGCGACATCAACGT